CTCTTCGGCGGCGGCCGCGAGCACCTCAACGCCACGGAAGAACTCTATGCCGAGCTCGTGACGCTGCCGCTGCATCCGGGCCTTTCCGCAGAAGATGTGGAACGCGTCTGCGCGGCGCTCGCCCGCGCGCTGGAGAACGCATGAACGCGCAAAATCCGGCGACTCTCCCCCAACCAGCCCCGCGCCCCGCGCCGCTGCTCGCCCTCGTCGTGCCCTGCTACAATGAGGAGGCAACCCTGCCGCGCACCATGGACGCGCTCTCGCGCCTCCTCGCGGACTGCAAGGCCCGGGGTCTCGCGCAGCCTGAAAGTTACGCCCTCTATGTGGATGACGGCAGCCGCGACGCCACATGGGCCCTCATCGAGCGCCGCCACGCCGAAGACCCGTCCTTGCGGGGCGTCAAGTTCGCGGGCAACGCCGGCCACCAGAACGCGGTCTGGGCCGGCATGGCGACAGCCCGGGACTGGGGCGCGGACTGCATCATCAGCCTCGACGCCGATCTGCAGGACGATATTTCCGTCATCCCGGAGATGCTGGCCCGCTATGCCGAAGGCTGCGACATCGTCTACGGCGTCCGCGCGAGCCGCAGCACGGACACGCCCTTCAAGCGCGAGACGGCCCGCTGTTTTTACGCCCTGATGCGCAAGCTCAACGTGTCTATCATCCCGGATCACGCGGATTACCGCCTGGTGGCGCGCCCGGTGCTCACGGCGCTTGCGGGCTATGGAGAGCAATCGCTCTTTTTGCGCGGGCTCTTCCCCACCATGGGCTTCAAGACCGCCACGGTGCGCTATGCGCGCAAGGCGCGCGAGGCCGGGGAGAGCAAGTATCCGCTGCGCAAGATGCTCTCTTTCGCGTGGCGGGGCATCACCTCCTGCAGCGCGGCGCCGCTGCGCGTGGCCGGGCTCATGAGCCTCGCCTGCATGCTGGCCGCGCTCCTGCTCTGCGGCGTGACCCTCTGGAAATACGCCATGGGCGAGACCGTGCAGGGCTGGACATCGCTCATCATCGTGACCCTGTTGCTCGGCTCGGTGCAGTTGTTCTGCCTCGCCGTCATGGGCGAATATATCGCCAAGATCTTCACCGAGGTGCGGCACCGGCCGCGCTACATCGTGGAAAAAACCCTCTGAGCCCGCGCCCGCTGCGCGCCCCGCCCCGGGAGAGCCATGCCCCTGCCCCCCCTGCATGCGCCCACTTTTGATGACTTGCGCGCCCTTGTGCGCCGGCTGCTCGCGCGCCGCTGGATGCGCTTCTGCATCGTGGGCGGGACGGCCTCGCTGGTGTACTATTTTTCCGGCCTCTTCTTCGTGAGCCTGCTCGGGCTCCCGGTGCTCGCGGGCAACGCGCTGGCTTTCCTGGCCGGTTTCGTGGTTTCCTATCTCGGCCAGGCCCTCTGGACCTTTCAGGCACAGGCCAGCCACCGCACCATGCTGCCGCGCTTCGCGGCCACACAGGGCGTGGGCCTCGTGCTCAATTCCGCCCTTATCTGGGTGTTCATGCGCGCGGGCCTGGGCTATCCCGTGGCCATGTGGGCGGCCATCGCGGCCGTGCCCGTGGCCGTGTACTTCATCTGCAAGCTCTGGGTGTTCCGCCCGTGAGCGCGCCCGGGGGAAACATGCCGCCCGCCGTTTCCGTCATCATGAATTGCCTCAATTGCGCGCGCGACGTGGGTGCCGCGCTCGAAAGCGTGCGCCGCCAGACCTTTCAGGACCTGGAGATCATCTTCTGGGACAATGGCTCCACGGACGAAAGCGCGGCCATCGCCAAAGCCTATGGGCCGCAATTGCGCTATTTTTACGGGGCAGAGACCGTGCCGCTGGGCGCCGCGCGCAACCTGGCGCTCGCCGAGGCGGCCGGCCGCTATGTGGCCTTCCTCGACTGCGACGACCTTTGGCGGCCCACCAAGCTCGAAAAGCAGGTGGCGCTCTTCGAGGCCAATGCGCGCGTGGGCCTCGTGTGCACGGATACGGAAATCGTGGACGGCGGGCGCGTGCTCGCGCGCGTGTTCGCGCAAAGCGCGCCCGGGCGGGGCATGGCCTTTGCGGAGCTCATGGCCAGGCAGTGGATCTCCATGTCCTCGGCCATGGTGCGCCGCGAGGCTCTGGAACGCGTGGCGTGCGGGCTCGGGGCTGGTTCGGGCTGCGCCGGCCGCTGGTTCGACGAGACCCTGAACGTCTGTGAGGAGGCCGACCTCTTCTACCGCATCGCGCACGACTGGGAGCTGGACTATATCGATGAGCCGCTCACGGTCTGGCGGGTGCATGGCGGCAACACCACCTTCCGCAAGTTCGGCCAGTTCGCTGACGAGACCCTGCGCATCCTCGAGAAGCACCGCCAGCTCTACCCGGGCTATGACGCGGAGCACGTGGAGCTCGTGGCCCTGCTGACGCGGCGCGCGGCCTTCCAGAAGGGCGTGGCCCTGTGGCGGGAGGGGCGCAACGCCGAGGCCCGCGAGGTCGTCCGCCCATGGCGCGCAAGCTCGCCCAAGTACCGCCTGTTCTGGGCCGCGACCTATTTGCCCGGAAGCTGCTTTGACCTGGCCGCGCGGGCGTATTTCGCGCTGCCCGCCTTCCTGCGCCGCTGAGGCGGTCGTCCCCTACACTTGCCCGGGCAGTTCTACGAGCCGGGCGGCGCTCCAGGCGAGGCAGCCCGCGGCCATGGCTTTCAGGGGCAGGGCATCGTCATCAATACGGAGCAGTTCCGCCTCATCAGCATGCGCCCGGCGCAGGGCTTCTGCCCTGTCGCGCGGAAATTCCCCCCTCCTTAAATAGATGATGCCCTGCAACGCCCGCAAAAAAGACTTGCGCAGGCTGTGCAGGGCGTTTGCGGCCGCTTCGGCGTCGAGTTTGTCGCCTGACAGCAGAAGTTGCGCGGCCTCGTGGTAGAGCGCGCCCACGGCCGTGCGCACGCCCAAAAGGATGTCGGCCTGCGTGATGGGCGGCAGGAGCGGCGCAAGCTCGCCGTGCCAGGCGTCCATATCCTGCGCGAAGGCGAAGAGCTCGAAAACCGGCCACGCGGCAAGCTCCGCCGCGCCCGCCACAAAGCCCGCGGCCTTTTCCCCTGCCGGCAGGGCGTCCAGCACGGCCCGCACTGCCGCCACATCTTGGGTGGCGAGCCTGTCAAGGATGACGCAGATGTCGATGTCGCTCGCTTCCGTGGCCTCGCCGCGCCGGTAGCTGCCCTGCAGGCCCACGAAGCGCAACCTCGGGCCCAAGGCCTGTTTCAGCGCCTCCACGGCGGCGGGCATCCATGTGGCGGCGTCTATCACGGCTCCCCCGGTGAAGTCAGGCGGGACGGCGGCTAGAAATTGGCCGGCTGGCCTTCCACGGCCTCGGCCAGCTCGCGCAGGGCGGCGAGGCTCGATTCCGCCTCTTCGGGCGTCAGGGAATGGAGCGCAAAGCCCGCGTGAACAATGACATAGTCGCCCACCTTGGGCGGCTCGGGCAACAGCATGGTGGAGGCGGAGAGAAAGGTGGAGCTTTCGCCCACGCGCACGCGGGCCATGTCGGAGGGCTCAAGCGCGACGATCTGGGCGGGGATGGCAAGGCACATGAAAAACCTCCTCGGGGTTCAGTCTCAGGCGGAGAAAATAAGCATGCCCCGGCCCATGCACAAGGGGCGGCGATGTTCCGGGGCCGGGCGGTTCTTTCCTCCCTTTGCCTTGCGCGAGCCCGGGCGCCCGGGCTGAAAAATCGGGCGCGACGCCGCTGACAAAAAGGGCGGGGCCGAAGCCCCGCCTGCCAGCGGGAGACAAACTCCGCTTCGCAGAGTTTGCGCCGTCTCAGCCGCAAGGCGGCTGGACGGAAAGACACGAAAATCGCTCGGTTAACGGCGCGGCAAAGCCGCGACCTCCTCGCAATTTTCGGGGCTGCTGACTTTGTCAGCAGCCAGAAGGGCGGGACCGAAGCCCCGCCCTTCTCTGTTCTCAATGCCGGCCGTTCTTGCCCTTCTTTTTGTCGGGGTAGAGGATATAGTTCCAGTACAGGACATAGAGCGGGAGCACCACGAACATCATGATGTACGCCCAGTTCTTGGTGTACAGGAAGTAGCTGTAAAAGGTGGGGAATTCCATGGGCTTCTCCTTGTCCCGGGCCTAGTGCTCTTCGCCCTTGAAGTCGGGGTGTTCGTAGAGCACGGGCATGTTGTAGACGATGAAGCGGTAGGCGGTGACGATCATGGTCACCACGAAGATGGAGATGCAGATTTCCCAGATGCTCGGGAAATAGCGCTCCGCCGAGGGGAGTTGCCAGTTGAAGGCGATCATGGAGACATTGAAGCGGTTGAGCACGATGCCGGCCACGGCGAGCACCGAGGTCAGGCGGCACAGGCCCACATTGCCGTCGCGCGCGCCCTTGGCGTAGAGCAGGGCCGGCAGAAGCACGAAGCCGAACATCTCCACCAGCCACCACGCGCCCCAGCCGGTGCCGAGCCACGGCAGGTTGGCCTGGACGAGCATGTCGATGAACTTGAGCATGAAGTAGGCGAAGAGGATGAACGACGCCGCTCGGGCGAAGCTCAGCACCACGCCGTCGGCCTCGCGCAGGTGGGTGGCGTCCATGTACTGGTGCACGCCCTTGTGCGCGAAAAGGCCCTCGAAGATGACCATGCTCGCGCCCGCGGCCATGGAGCTCACGAAGAAGAACATGGGCATGAAAGGCGAATACCACAGCGGATGGAGCTTCCCGGGCGCGATGAGGTAGAGCGAGCCCAGCGAGGACTGGTGCAGCGTGGAGAGGGTCACGCCGAAGATGGTCAGGAGGATGGTCACGCGGATGACGATCTTGCGGCAGGTCAAGAGCCATGGGAACTTCTGCGCGAGCCATTCCATGGGCGCCACGGAGAACTCGATGAAGAGCACCGTGAGGTAGGTCGCCACGCACAGGCCCACTTCAAAGAGCACCGAAGTGGTGCCGGGGAAGAAGAACATGTAGGGCAGCCTGAGCGGATGGCCCAGGTCATAGAGCAGGGCCACGACCACGAAGGCGTAGCCCAAAAAGGCCGTGGTCACGGCCGGGCGCACCGCCGAGTGGAAGTGCTTCATGCCCATGACATAGCAGGCCACGGTGGTGAAGTAGCCGCCCGCCGCGAGGCACACGCCGCAAAGCAGGTCAAAGCCGATCCACAGCCCCCAGGGCTGGGCCTCGGTCAGGTTGGTCACCGAGCCGATGCCCACGGTGAAGCGGATGACCGTGATGACAAAGCCCACGGCCAGGATGATCCAGGTGATGATGTTGCCCGGCGTTCTGGAGAGCAGGGGCTCGAGATTGAAGAGCTTGTCCTTGGTGGGAATGATGATGCCGTGGGTGTCCATCTACTTCTCCTCCCCATGCCCGTCGCCGGAGTTCTGGGCCTCGCGGGCCTTGAGCGTCTCGGTCATGGCCTGGCGCGCGCGCTCGGCCGCGCCTTCGCCCTCGGTCTCGCCGATCTTGCGCACGGCGGCGTCCACGGCGGCGGCGAGGTCGTCCTTGGCATCCTTGATGATCTTTTCCTGCTCAAGCTTTGCCATGGCCTCGCGGCGCTTGGTCATGGCCCAGGCCCCGCCGAAGAGGACGGGCCAGAAGGCCACGATCATGGGCACGGCGCCGAGCGCCCCGTAGGTGAGCTGCCCCATGGGCTGGGAGCCGAGGTGCGTGTCCAGCCCGAGCTGCTTGAACTCGGCGCCCGCGCCCTCAGGGTCGTCCACGGGCACGGGCGCGCCGCCCGCGGCGGGCGCCAGCACCATCCAGGCCGTGCCGCCCGCGTCGTACTCGCCATAGAGGTAGTCCACATAGCGGCCCGGGTTTTCGGCCATGCGCGCGCGGGCGATCTTGATGAGGTCGCTCCTGCGGCCGAAGGTGATGGCGTCCACAGGGCAGGCTTCCACGCAGCCGGGGAGCTTGCCTTCCTTGAGCCTCGGCTCGCAGAAGGTGCACTTCTGCACCAGCGGGTCCCACGCGAGGTCGTACTGGAAGCCGGGCACATAGAAGGGGCAGGCCACCATGCAGTAGCGGCAGCCCACGCACTGCGAGCCGTCATAGACCACGGCGCCGTTGGGCAACTTGCTGAAGCAGCGCGCGAAGCAGGCCGAGGCGCAGGCCGGGTCATTGCAGTGGAAGCACTGGAGCTTGCGGAAGTACGGCTTGCCGTTGACTTCGTACTTGTTGACCACCGTCCATTCATAGGCCGTGGTGTGGCGCTTCTTTTCCGTCACCGAAAGGTCGGTGAAGGGCACTTTGGGCTCGGGCAGGTTGTTCACCTTTTGGCACGCGGCCTCGCAGCGGCGGCAGCCGATGCACCGCGTGGTGTCGTGCAGCACGCCCCAGCTGTCGGGATAATAGGGGAAGCTCGCCGGGGAGGCCTCGGCGACCTTTGCCGAACCCAGCGCCGAGACCACGCCGGCGCTGCCGAGAATGGTGAGGAATTTTCTGCGGTTCATGGTTCCCCCTAGTTGGCCTGGTTGGCGGCGCGCTCAGGGGCGCGGAGCTTGTGGCAGGTTGTGCAGTCGGTATTGCGCGGCCGCGCCACCTTCATGTCCTTGTGGCAGCTCATGCACTGGAGGTGGAAAGCCGCCATGAGCGCCGGACGCTGGGGGGTGGCGGGGTCGATGGCCGGGCTGTGGCAGCTCGCGCACTTGGGCGGCGTGGCCGAAGCGGGGCTGTTGTGGTGGCAGGTCACGCAGAGGGTGGCCGGCTCGGTGTGGAAGGCCGAGGCGAGCTTGTTCTCCGTGATGCGGCCCATGAGCGAGAGCACATGGCTCTTGTGGTTGAACACGCAGGGCTCATACTTGCCCGCAAGCGAGTCGATGACCACCTTCTGCGGGGCCTTGGTGGCCTTCCAATAGGTGACCATCTTGCGCGAAAGCTCGGTCTCGGTGGCGAGCTGCTCGTTGCGGCGCTCGGGGAGGGTTCCGGCGATGCCCTGCTGCATGTCCTCGGCCGTCATGGACTTGGTGACCGTGTGGCAGACGGTGCACCAGGCCTCGTTGCGGGCATTCCTGACAAGCGTGGTGTGGCAGCCGGCGCAGTCGCGCTGGGTGATCTGCTGCGAATGGCAGCTCACGCAGCTAGCGGGCTTGGTATCCGTGCGGGGCGCGATCTTGGTGGCGTGCATGGCGTCATACAGGGTGATGTTGGCGCCCTCGAGCTTGCCCTCCTGCGTGTGGCAGGTGGTACAGGCCACGGCGTCACCCGTGTGGTGGCAGACGATGCAGTCTTTCCCGGTGCGCTCCATCCATTTTTCATGGACCACATGGTTGAAGGTCACGGGCTGCATGGCCGCGGCCTTGGGATTGGCCTTGGCGCCCACGGGGAAGATGACGATGGCCGAGGGCGCGCCGCTGTCCGTGGGCTCCAGGGCGGCAGGGGCCGCTCCGGGAGCCGGGGGACATGCCGCGAACGCCAGGAGCGTGACCGCCAGCAGAAAAAGAGTTGTGCCGTTTCTCATGCGCTTTTCCTTTTGCAACAGAGACCACGATATGCACCGCCCGCGACGCCGCGCCGCGGACGCACCCCGGAAGGAATTTCGTATCAGGTCAACGGTAGCCCACAGAAAGGATTACGTCAAGGCGGCGGCGCAAAGCGGCGCGCTTGCTCCCGAAGGGCCGGGGCGCGGCGTTTCAGGCGCCTTTTTGCCTCTCAAGGAAGCGTCGCGCGCCCGAAAGCAGCTCCCCTTCCGCGCCCTCGGCTGGCACAAAGACCGCCTCGGGCCGGGCGCGGTACCACGTGAGCTGGCGCTTGGCGTAGGCCCGGGTATTGGCGAGCCAGCGGGCCCGGCACTCGCCAAGGCTTGTCAGGCCCGTGAGATGGTCCAGCAATTCGGCGCAGCCGATGCCCGACCAGCCGGGCAGGCGCGCGCCCTCAGCCGCTGAGGGCGTGCGCGCGAGGGCCGCGCGGGCCTCCTCCACGGCGCCGGCTTCCAGCATGGCGTCGAGGCGCCGACCAAGGCGCGGGGCGAGCCAGTCGAGCGCAGCGTCGAGCACGAAGAGCGGGCCCGAGCACAGGGGCGCGCTCATGGCGTGCCCGTGCCACCAGCTGAAAGGCTTGCCCGTGCCTTGAAGCACCTCGAGGGCGCGGAGGATGCGTTGGCGGTCGCGCGGGTGGATGCGGGCGGCATAGGTCGGGTCGGCGCGGGAAAGTTCCGCATGCAGGGCCTCGGGCCCGCTTTCGGCGAGCCGGGCTGCGAGGCCCCGCGCCACCTCTAGCTCGATGGCGGGGATGGCGGCCATCCCCCTGAGCAAGGCCTGGAAATAGAGGCCCGTGCCGCCCACGAGCAGGGGCACGCGGCCGCGCGCCCATACTTCGCGGGCTTTCGCCGCCGCCATGTCGGCCCAGCGGCCGGCGCTGATCTTCTGCTCCGTGGGGAGAAAACCGTAGAGATGGTGCGGGGCCAGGGCGCGCTCTTCCGGGGAGGGCTGGGCCGTGATGAGCGGAAAATCGGCATAGACCTGGCGCGAGTCCGCATTGATGATCTCGCCGCCGAGCTCCCGCGCGAGAAGGAGGGCCAGCGCCGTCTTGCCGGCGCCCGTGGGGCCGGCGAGGCAGATGACCGGGCAGGGGGCGCCGGCCGGCGCTGCTGCCGGCATGCTCAGGCGCCCGAGGGACTGTCGGGGCTCTTGGGGCCGAAGCCGCCGTGGGGCGCGCCGAGGCAGGGCGTGCCGCGGCGCACCGCTCCCTCCTGGTACTTCTCCGCAAGCGCGAGGCGCACGTTCTCCGGCACCAGGCCCTTCACGTCCGCGCCCTGGCTCGCCGCGGACTTGATGATGGTGGAGCTGATGTAGAGCCACTGGTAGTCGGTCATCATGAAGACCGTCTGGATGTGCGGCCGGAGGCGCCGGTTCATGAGCGCGAGCTGGAACTCGTACTCGAAGTCAGACACGGCGCGCAGCCCCCGCAAAATGGCGCAGACGCCGAGCTCGAGCGCGCAGTCAACGGTGAGGCCGGTGAAGGGCATTACTTCCGCGCCTTTCACGTGGCGCAAGGCCTCGGCCGCGAGGGCCACGCGCTCAGAAAGCGTGAAGAGCGGATTCTTGGGAGTGGTCTCGGCCACGGCCACGATGATGCGGTCAAAGACCTCGAGACCCCGGCGGATGAGGCTCAGGTGCCCATTGGTCAGGGGATCGAAGGTGCCGGGATAGAGCGCGGTCTTCATGCCGAAGGCTCCGATGCTGTCCAGATGTTGATGACGGTCTGCCCGAAGCGGCGCGAGGCGATCGGCTCGAGGCCGGGGATGGGCGCAAGCGCCAGGCCTTCCTCCACTTCCGCCGTGACGAGCGCGCCCGGCGCGAGCCAGCCATCGCCGGCCAGCGCCGTGAGCGCCTGCTGCGCGAGCCCCTTGCGGTAGGGGGGATCGAGGAACACGAGGTTAAAGGGCGCGCCCGGCACCGTCCCGGGGGGGCGCCGCAAAAAGCGCAGGGCGTCCTCCCGGATGACGCGCGCGCGGTCTTCCACGCCCAGGGCCGCCACATTGGCCTCGAGGGCGCGCAGGGCGTTCTGCGCGTTTTCCACGAGCACGGCCTCGGGCGCGCCCCGGCTCAGGGCCTCGAAGGCGAGGCTGCCGCTGCCCGCGAAAATGTCGAGCACACGCGCCCCTCCCATGTCCGCGCCACGGGCCTCGAGCATGGAAAACAGCGCCTCGCGCGTGCGGCCCATGGCCGGGCGGCAGCCTTCGCCCGCGGGCGTGGCCAGCCTGCGGCCCCCGAATGCTCCCGCAATGACGCGCACGGCTACAACCGTCCGAGCAGGCGCGTGAGCTCGCCATCCAGCCGGGCCAACGCTTCGGAAAGCTCCCCCTGGTCGTCCCGTGGGGGCGCCGCCGTCCTTTCCCTGAGCAGGGCCAGCTTGCGCTCAAGCTCGCCCGTGAGGGCCGCGAGGTCCACGGGCGGGCGCGCCTCCTCGTGGCGCTCCACGCCGGCCACGCGGCCGCCTTCGAGCGCCAGTTGTTCGAGATAGTCCGGCACGAGCGGCGTGATGCCAAAGCGTTCCCTGATAAGGGCGCCGAGGGCCGCCTGGGCCTTTGGCTCGCCGTGGACGAGCACCACCTGCGGGCGCCGGGCGCCTGCCTCGCCAGCGAGCGGCGCGAGCCAGTCGAGCAACTGGCTCTGGCCCGCGTGCCCGGAAAAGCCATTGATGGTGAAGATGCGCGCGGCGCAGGCCACCTCCTCGCCGAAGAGGCGCAGGCTGGTGGCCTTTTCCACAAGCCTGCGGCCCGGCGTGCCCTGCGCCTGGTAGCCCACAAAGACCACGCTGGCCCCGGGGCGCCAGAGATTGTGGCGCAGGTGGTGGCGGATGCGGCCGGCATTGCACATGCCGCTTGCGGAAATGACGATGGCCGGCCCGTCGAGGGCGTTGATGCGCATGGATTCCTGCGCGCTGAGCGTATAGTTGACGCGCGCCATGAAGGCCGCCGCGTCCGCGTCGTGGTAGAGGGCGCGGGCCGCCTCGTCAAAAAGCTCGCCGTGGCGGGTGAAGATCTCCGTGGCGCGGATGGCGAGCGGGCTGTCGAGAAAGATGGGCATGTCGTCCGGCAAGCCGCCGCCGCGCCAGACATTGAGCAGGCAATAGAGCACCTCCTGCGAGCGCTCCACCGCAAAGGCCGGGATGATGACTTTTTCGCCGTGGCCGTGGGCCCAGGCGATGGCGGCCGCGAGCTCAGCCTCGCTTTCGCCCTCGTTCTTGTGGTTGCGGTCGCCGTAGGTGGATTCCATGAACACATAGTCTGCGGCGGGCGGCGTTTCCGGGTCGCGCACGATGAGCGCATCGGGCCGGCCGATGTCGCCGGAAAAGATGAGGCTCGTTCGCGCGCCGCCTTCCTTCACCTCAAGGCGCACGGTGCCGGAGCCAAGGATATGCCCCGCGTCGTGAAGCACGGCGCGCACGCCAGGCGCGGGTTCAAAAGGCGCGTGGTAGTCCACCGGGCGCAGGAGTGCCGCGGCCTTGCGCGCGTCCTCCACCGTATAGAGCGGCGCGGGCGGATGCTTGAGGCCGCGGCGGCGAAATTTTTTGGCCTCGCGCTCGGCTTCCATCTCCTGGATGTGCGCGCTGTCCTCCAGCATGACGCCGAGCAGATCGGCCGTGGCCGTGGTGCAGTAGACGGGGCCCTTGAAGCCGTTGGCCGCGAGCGCCGGCAGAAGGCCCGCGTGGTCCATGTGGGCGTGCGTGAGGATGACGAAATCGAGGGCGCGGGGCCGGTAGGGCGCGAGGTTGCGGTTGCGCGCCTCGATGGCGCGGTTGCCCTGGTGCATGCCGCAGTCAATGCAGAAGCGCGAGCCGCCAGCCTCGATCATGTGGCAGGAGCCCGTGACTGTGCGCGCCGCGCCGAGAAACAGGATCTTCATCGTGCCTCCTCCCGCTTCGGGCGCAGCAGGGGCGCCCGGCGGCACAGTACCTGCGGAAAACGCCGAAATCAAGGGAAGATGGGGAAAGGGGACGGTGCGGCACGCCGTGCAGGCCGGCCTAGACGCGGTAGGTGACGATATTGTCGTAAAAGTCGAAGCCGATCTGCGCGAGGGAGATGGTGCGATCCACGATATGGAAATTGGCCATTTCGGTCATGGGCCGCGGCTTGGCGCGCTGCGGGTCGGCGAGGTGGTAGTGCGCCTCGTCGCCCCCGCGGGCCGAGCTCGCCATCTGTAGACAGACGACCTCTATGGGCGTAACCATGCCAGCCTCCGTGA
This window of the Desulfovibrio sp. ZJ209 genome carries:
- the hmcB gene encoding sulfate respiration complex iron-sulfur protein HmcB produces the protein MNRRKFLTILGSAGVVSALGSAKVAEASPASFPYYPDSWGVLHDTTRCIGCRRCEAACQKVNNLPEPKVPFTDLSVTEKKRHTTAYEWTVVNKYEVNGKPYFRKLQCFHCNDPACASACFARCFSKLPNGAVVYDGSQCVGCRYCMVACPFYVPGFQYDLAWDPLVQKCTFCEPRLKEGKLPGCVEACPVDAITFGRRSDLIKIARARMAENPGRYVDYLYGEYDAGGTAWMVLAPAAGGAPVPVDDPEGAGAEFKQLGLDTHLGSQPMGQLTYGALGAVPMIVAFWPVLFGGAWAMTKRREAMAKLEQEKIIKDAKDDLAAAVDAAVRKIGETEGEGAAERARQAMTETLKAREAQNSGDGHGEEK
- the hmcC gene encoding sulfate respiration complex protein HmcC; amino-acid sequence: MDTHGIIIPTKDKLFNLEPLLSRTPGNIITWIILAVGFVITVIRFTVGIGSVTNLTEAQPWGLWIGFDLLCGVCLAAGGYFTTVACYVMGMKHFHSAVRPAVTTAFLGYAFVVVALLYDLGHPLRLPYMFFFPGTTSVLFEVGLCVATYLTVLFIEFSVAPMEWLAQKFPWLLTCRKIVIRVTILLTIFGVTLSTLHQSSLGSLYLIAPGKLHPLWYSPFMPMFFFVSSMAAGASMVIFEGLFAHKGVHQYMDATHLREADGVVLSFARAASFILFAYFMLKFIDMLVQANLPWLGTGWGAWWLVEMFGFVLLPALLYAKGARDGNVGLCRLTSVLAVAGIVLNRFNVSMIAFNWQLPSAERYFPSIWEICISIFVVTMIVTAYRFIVYNMPVLYEHPDFKGEEH
- a CDS encoding glycosyltransferase family 2 protein — encoded protein: MNAQNPATLPQPAPRPAPLLALVVPCYNEEATLPRTMDALSRLLADCKARGLAQPESYALYVDDGSRDATWALIERRHAEDPSLRGVKFAGNAGHQNAVWAGMATARDWGADCIISLDADLQDDISVIPEMLARYAEGCDIVYGVRASRSTDTPFKRETARCFYALMRKLNVSIIPDHADYRLVARPVLTALAGYGEQSLFLRGLFPTMGFKTATVRYARKAREAGESKYPLRKMLSFAWRGITSCSAAPLRVAGLMSLACMLAALLLCGVTLWKYAMGETVQGWTSLIIVTLLLGSVQLFCLAVMGEYIAKIFTEVRHRPRYIVEKTL
- a CDS encoding MBL fold metallo-hydrolase yields the protein MKILFLGAARTVTGSCHMIEAGGSRFCIDCGMHQGNRAIEARNRNLAPYRPRALDFVILTHAHMDHAGLLPALAANGFKGPVYCTTATADLLGVMLEDSAHIQEMEAEREAKKFRRRGLKHPPAPLYTVEDARKAAALLRPVDYHAPFEPAPGVRAVLHDAGHILGSGTVRLEVKEGGARTSLIFSGDIGRPDALIVRDPETPPAADYVFMESTYGDRNHKNEGESEAELAAAIAWAHGHGEKVIIPAFAVERSQEVLYCLLNVWRGGGLPDDMPIFLDSPLAIRATEIFTRHGELFDEAARALYHDADAAAFMARVNYTLSAQESMRINALDGPAIVISASGMCNAGRIRHHLRHNLWRPGASVVFVGYQAQGTPGRRLVEKATSLRLFGEEVACAARIFTINGFSGHAGQSQLLDWLAPLAGEAGARRPQVVLVHGEPKAQAALGALIRERFGITPLVPDYLEQLALEGGRVAGVERHEEARPPVDLAALTGELERKLALLRERTAAPPRDDQGELSEALARLDGELTRLLGRL
- the rsmD gene encoding 16S rRNA (guanine(966)-N(2))-methyltransferase RsmD — its product is MRVIAGAFGGRRLATPAGEGCRPAMGRTREALFSMLEARGADMGGARVLDIFAGSGSLAFEALSRGAPEAVLVENAQNALRALEANVAALGVEDRARVIREDALRFLRRPPGTVPGAPFNLVFLDPPYRKGLAQQALTALAGDGWLAPGALVTAEVEEGLALAPIPGLEPIASRRFGQTVINIWTASEPSA
- a CDS encoding GtrA family protein, with the translated sequence MPLPPLHAPTFDDLRALVRRLLARRWMRFCIVGGTASLVYYFSGLFFVSLLGLPVLAGNALAFLAGFVVSYLGQALWTFQAQASHRTMLPRFAATQGVGLVLNSALIWVFMRAGLGYPVAMWAAIAAVPVAVYFICKLWVFRP
- the miaA gene encoding tRNA (adenosine(37)-N6)-dimethylallyltransferase MiaA, with protein sequence MPAAAPAGAPCPVICLAGPTGAGKTALALLLARELGGEIINADSRQVYADFPLITAQPSPEERALAPHHLYGFLPTEQKISAGRWADMAAAKAREVWARGRVPLLVGGTGLYFQALLRGMAAIPAIELEVARGLAARLAESGPEALHAELSRADPTYAARIHPRDRQRILRALEVLQGTGKPFSWWHGHAMSAPLCSGPLFVLDAALDWLAPRLGRRLDAMLEAGAVEEARAALARTPSAAEGARLPGWSGIGCAELLDHLTGLTSLGECRARWLANTRAYAKRQLTWYRARPEAVFVPAEGAEGELLSGARRFLERQKGA
- a CDS encoding HypC/HybG/HupF family hydrogenase formation chaperone, encoding MCLAIPAQIVALEPSDMARVRVGESSTFLSASTMLLPEPPKVGDYVIVHAGFALHSLTPEEAESSLAALRELAEAVEGQPANF
- a CDS encoding glycosyltransferase; its protein translation is MPPAVSVIMNCLNCARDVGAALESVRRQTFQDLEIIFWDNGSTDESAAIAKAYGPQLRYFYGAETVPLGAARNLALAEAAGRYVAFLDCDDLWRPTKLEKQVALFEANARVGLVCTDTEIVDGGRVLARVFAQSAPGRGMAFAELMARQWISMSSAMVRREALERVACGLGAGSGCAGRWFDETLNVCEEADLFYRIAHDWELDYIDEPLTVWRVHGGNTTFRKFGQFADETLRILEKHRQLYPGYDAEHVELVALLTRRAAFQKGVALWREGRNAEAREVVRPWRASSPKYRLFWAATYLPGSCFDLAARAYFALPAFLRR
- a CDS encoding nucleotidyltransferase domain-containing protein, which translates into the protein MIDAATWMPAAVEALKQALGPRLRFVGLQGSYRRGEATEASDIDICVILDRLATQDVAAVRAVLDALPAGEKAAGFVAGAAELAAWPVFELFAFAQDMDAWHGELAPLLPPITQADILLGVRTAVGALYHEAAQLLLSGDKLDAEAAANALHSLRKSFLRALQGIIYLRRGEFPRDRAEALRRAHADEAELLRIDDDALPLKAMAAGCLAWSAARLVELPGQV
- the coaD gene encoding pantetheine-phosphate adenylyltransferase, producing MKTALYPGTFDPLTNGHLSLIRRGLEVFDRIIVAVAETTPKNPLFTLSERVALAAEALRHVKGAEVMPFTGLTVDCALELGVCAILRGLRAVSDFEYEFQLALMNRRLRPHIQTVFMMTDYQWLYISSTIIKSAASQGADVKGLVPENVRLALAEKYQEGAVRRGTPCLGAPHGGFGPKSPDSPSGA
- a CDS encoding cytochrome c3 family protein, producing MRNGTTLFLLAVTLLAFAACPPAPGAAPAALEPTDSGAPSAIVIFPVGAKANPKAAAMQPVTFNHVVHEKWMERTGKDCIVCHHTGDAVACTTCHTQEGKLEGANITLYDAMHATKIAPRTDTKPASCVSCHSQQITQRDCAGCHTTLVRNARNEAWCTVCHTVTKSMTAEDMQQGIAGTLPERRNEQLATETELSRKMVTYWKATKAPQKVVIDSLAGKYEPCVFNHKSHVLSLMGRITENKLASAFHTEPATLCVTCHHNSPASATPPKCASCHSPAIDPATPQRPALMAAFHLQCMSCHKDMKVARPRNTDCTTCHKLRAPERAANQAN